Proteins from a single region of Aureibacter tunicatorum:
- a CDS encoding phosphatidate cytidylyltransferase, with the protein MSILSKFNNLTQRIITGIIGVVILISGIYWDEWTYFLLFLTLCIFTQREFYKLVGIDGQIPLKTFGTFCGAVLFTLIFLIEKGSIDSKYLFAIFPLLSVSYLVKLYKKDEKKPFTNLAFTFMGIVYIAVPISLINVIAFSQGGKYEWQMIVGLLLLLWASDTGAYFAGVNFGKRKLFERVSPKKSWEGFFGGALLSLGIACLISLYFTNLALWEWLCLSVITIIAGTYGDLVESLFKRSISIKDSASSIPGHGGFLDRFDGLLLATPFIVAFLKLL; encoded by the coding sequence ATGTCGATTTTGAGTAAGTTTAATAATCTAACCCAAAGAATCATTACGGGAATAATAGGAGTAGTGATATTGATTAGTGGGATTTATTGGGATGAGTGGACCTATTTTTTGCTGTTTTTGACGCTTTGCATATTTACTCAAAGAGAATTTTATAAGCTTGTGGGCATAGATGGCCAAATACCGCTTAAGACATTCGGCACGTTTTGCGGAGCCGTGCTTTTCACATTGATATTTTTGATAGAAAAAGGCTCAATTGACTCCAAGTATTTGTTCGCTATATTTCCGCTATTGTCAGTTTCCTATTTAGTGAAGCTGTATAAAAAAGACGAAAAGAAACCTTTCACGAATTTGGCATTCACATTCATGGGGATTGTTTATATCGCTGTTCCTATATCGTTGATCAATGTGATTGCATTCTCACAAGGAGGAAAGTATGAATGGCAAATGATTGTGGGGCTTTTGTTGTTATTGTGGGCAAGCGATACTGGGGCTTATTTCGCAGGAGTGAATTTTGGCAAACGAAAACTATTTGAAAGAGTTTCTCCTAAAAAGTCATGGGAAGGCTTTTTTGGCGGAGCCTTGCTTTCTTTGGGAATCGCATGCTTGATCAGCTTGTATTTCACAAACTTGGCTTTGTGGGAGTGGCTTTGCCTATCGGTGATTACTATCATTGCGGGCACTTACGGAGATTTGGTTGAATCGCTATTCAAGAGAAGCATATCAATCAAAGATTCGGCTTCCAGCATTCCTGGTCATGGAGGTTTTTTGGATCGATTTGACGGTTTATTGTTGGCTACGCCATTTATCGTGGCCTTTTTAAAACTTTTGTGA
- a CDS encoding glycoside hydrolase family 125 protein, with translation MKNRRDFLKTGALATAGMMTFPNISFAGVKEFSSNRPGFASRKFTSDIVEDVIKTFKGKTADSELAWMFGNCFPNTLDTTVLSHTVGKKPDTFIITGDIPAMWLRDSTAQVWPYMPLINEDKKLKTLILGLINRQTACILIDPYANAFNKGAEGSHWESDITDMKPELHERKWEIDSLCYAVRLAYNYWKISGDTSAFDKDYKTAMGLILRTFKEQQRKDGVGPYTFMRNTSKYEDNVPLYGAGNPVKPVGLIASIFRPSDDSTVFPFLVPSNYFAVVSLRQMAEISNGIYDDRDFALACNEMADEVDKALKVYARADMGDLGTVIPFEVDGFGNRLMIDDANIPSLLSLPYLDAMDKEEKVYQDTRSYILSENNPFFFKSDIAEGIGGPHIGMNYIWPMSIIMRAMTSDDEKEIAFCLNMLKKTHAGTGFMHESFHKDDPANYTRSWFAWVNTLFGELVWKLYNNKPQIVSA, from the coding sequence ATGAAAAATCGCAGAGACTTTTTAAAAACGGGAGCGTTAGCCACTGCCGGCATGATGACTTTCCCTAACATTTCATTTGCCGGCGTGAAAGAATTTTCATCGAATAGACCGGGCTTTGCCTCGCGAAAATTCACGTCTGATATTGTAGAAGATGTCATCAAAACTTTCAAAGGAAAAACAGCTGATTCGGAATTGGCTTGGATGTTTGGGAATTGCTTCCCAAATACTTTGGATACAACTGTGCTTTCTCATACAGTAGGCAAGAAACCAGATACTTTTATTATCACAGGTGACATACCAGCTATGTGGTTGAGAGACTCAACGGCACAAGTTTGGCCTTATATGCCTTTGATTAATGAAGACAAAAAGCTAAAGACGTTGATTTTAGGCTTGATCAACAGGCAGACTGCATGTATTTTGATCGATCCATATGCTAATGCTTTTAACAAGGGAGCAGAGGGTAGTCACTGGGAATCTGATATCACTGATATGAAGCCAGAGCTTCATGAAAGAAAGTGGGAAATTGATTCGCTTTGCTATGCGGTGAGGCTCGCTTATAATTATTGGAAAATATCCGGAGACACCAGTGCTTTTGACAAGGATTATAAAACGGCAATGGGATTGATTCTTAGAACGTTTAAAGAGCAACAAAGAAAAGATGGTGTTGGTCCTTATACTTTTATGAGAAATACTTCAAAATACGAGGATAATGTCCCTTTGTATGGAGCTGGTAATCCAGTGAAGCCTGTTGGTTTGATAGCCTCGATATTTAGACCATCTGATGACTCAACAGTATTTCCGTTTTTAGTGCCTTCCAATTATTTCGCTGTTGTTTCATTAAGGCAAATGGCTGAAATCAGCAATGGAATATATGATGACAGGGATTTTGCACTGGCTTGCAATGAAATGGCAGATGAAGTTGACAAAGCCTTGAAAGTTTATGCAAGAGCGGATATGGGAGATTTAGGCACTGTGATACCTTTCGAAGTTGATGGCTTTGGAAACAGACTAATGATTGATGATGCGAATATCCCGAGTTTATTGTCGCTTCCTTATTTGGATGCCATGGATAAAGAAGAAAAGGTCTATCAAGACACTCGTTCATATATCTTAAGCGAGAATAACCCGTTTTTCTTCAAAAGCGATATTGCCGAAGGCATTGGAGGTCCTCACATCGGAATGAATTATATCTGGCCGATGTCGATCATTATGAGAGCGATGACTAGCGATGATGAAAAAGAGATCGCTTTCTGCTTGAATATGCTTAAGAAAACACATGCGGGCACTGGGTTTATGCACGAGTCGTTCCATAAAGATGATCCTGCAAATTATACAAGATCTTGGTTCGCTTGGGTAAATACTTTATTTGGCGAATTGGTTTGGAAGCTTTATAATAATAAACCGCAAATTGTAAGCGCGTAA
- a CDS encoding putative signal transducing protein gives MKEWVVAYNTQDQIRAEMVKDLLLQKGIAAVVVNKMSSPYQMFGEYEVKVNVDQILKAKGYIEHVDFE, from the coding sequence ATGAAAGAGTGGGTGGTCGCATATAATACGCAAGATCAGATTAGAGCCGAGATGGTCAAAGATTTGCTGTTGCAGAAAGGTATAGCCGCAGTGGTGGTGAATAAGATGAGCTCTCCTTATCAGATGTTTGGCGAGTATGAAGTTAAAGTGAATGTGGATCAAATCTTAAAAGCAAAAGGATATATAGAGCATGTCGATTTTGAGTAA
- the brnQ gene encoding branched-chain amino acid transport system II carrier protein → MKKKLFDVLTIGGATFAMFFGAGNLLFPPSVGANLGEQWEMGAFGFCITSLGLSFLAILGVIISGKDFSGIADKVGKRFSLLLATTVILLIGPFLAIPRTAATTFEIGVQPLTSSVEGWWISIIYFGLVVFFCINPKNIIDKIGKFLTPFLVVSLLLIIGKAFISSEPISSDIAASEAFLTGFKEGYQTLDAMAGIVFTTIIISALRSKGYVSNQMKFKMTLFSGGLAIGLLAFVYWGLSFYGASFDLSSNPETSRADILVTLVNSSLGRTGLYIFAIAVSAACFTTAIGLTSTVCLFFSKMFNGKVSYKLLVVVVSVLGAILSVTGVDNIVMFSGPVLELLYPTIIVLIFLNLFGDKVPANIHKGMVTSTLLFSVVLMFENLSGVTTMFSSVHENLPFAEIGLSWLVPAFVGGLAGVLLSKLRLFRVQ, encoded by the coding sequence ATGAAGAAAAAATTATTTGATGTATTAACAATAGGCGGTGCAACTTTCGCAATGTTCTTTGGTGCCGGAAACCTTCTTTTCCCTCCATCTGTAGGAGCGAACTTGGGAGAGCAATGGGAAATGGGCGCTTTTGGATTTTGCATAACTTCCTTGGGTTTGTCATTTTTGGCAATTTTGGGGGTTATTATTTCTGGAAAAGATTTTTCAGGAATAGCGGATAAAGTTGGCAAAAGATTCAGCTTGCTGTTGGCAACAACAGTTATATTGCTTATTGGGCCTTTTTTAGCTATACCGAGAACAGCTGCCACTACTTTTGAAATTGGTGTTCAGCCTTTAACTTCTTCTGTCGAGGGATGGTGGATAAGCATTATTTATTTCGGTTTGGTGGTTTTCTTTTGTATCAACCCGAAAAATATCATCGATAAGATCGGAAAGTTCTTGACGCCTTTTTTGGTGGTTTCGTTATTGTTGATCATCGGAAAAGCATTTATTTCATCAGAACCAATATCAAGCGATATTGCCGCTTCAGAAGCATTCCTTACTGGATTTAAAGAAGGATACCAAACACTTGACGCTATGGCGGGAATCGTTTTCACGACGATTATTATTTCCGCGCTTAGAAGCAAAGGCTATGTTTCCAATCAAATGAAATTTAAAATGACATTGTTCTCAGGAGGACTGGCTATTGGCTTGTTGGCTTTTGTTTATTGGGGCTTGAGTTTCTATGGAGCATCATTTGATTTGTCTAGTAATCCGGAAACAAGTCGTGCCGATATACTAGTTACTTTGGTCAACAGTTCTTTAGGAAGAACAGGTTTGTATATATTCGCCATAGCAGTATCCGCAGCATGTTTTACTACGGCAATTGGATTGACTTCGACCGTGTGTTTGTTTTTCAGTAAAATGTTTAATGGTAAAGTGAGCTACAAATTGCTTGTGGTGGTTGTCTCAGTGCTTGGAGCGATATTGTCCGTTACGGGAGTTGATAATATCGTGATGTTTTCAGGTCCTGTGCTGGAGTTGCTGTATCCTACTATTATAGTTTTGATTTTTCTTAATTTATTTGGCGATAAAGTGCCTGCGAATATTCACAAAGGAATGGTAACGAGCACGTTATTGTTTAGCGTGGTTCTTATGTTCGAGAACTTGTCCGGAGTGACGACGATGTTTTCTTCCGTCCATGAAAACTTGCCTTTCGCTGAGATTGGTTTGTCATGGTTAGTGCCGGCTTTTGTTGGAGGATTGGCAGGGGTTTTGCTTTCCAAGCTTAGGCTATTTAGAGTGCAATAA
- a CDS encoding NADH-quinone oxidoreductase subunit D: MANKIQYDYKPEHLNISEPNKYKESDLKSEQMLLNIGPQHPSTHGVLRLEVITDGEIVVDVIPHMGYLHRCFEKHAESLMYNQIIPYVDRMDYLAAMNSEHVYCMGVEKMLGITDKIPKRVEYIRVLVSELNRLASHFLAIGTFGLDIGATTPFLWLMRDREHILRLLEWASGARMLYNYIWIGGLYYDLPVGFEERCLEFINYLKPKLREYEGLLLENKIFVERTAKVGVLPLDLAVNYGITGPMLRGSGLKYDLRRVDGYSVYPELDFDVPIGKGEMGTTGDCWDRTYVRARECWESVKIMEQCLERLTTDLKRDKSFDPQAAVPKRVRPKKQDIYFRGETAKGELGFFMRADGRSDKPLRCKVRSSCFVNLSVLSEISKGCMIADLIAIVGSIDFVMGEVDR; encoded by the coding sequence ATGGCCAATAAAATTCAATACGATTATAAACCAGAGCATCTGAATATTTCCGAGCCTAACAAATACAAGGAATCGGATTTGAAATCAGAGCAAATGCTATTGAATATCGGACCTCAGCACCCTTCCACACATGGAGTTTTAAGGTTGGAGGTAATTACCGATGGAGAAATAGTGGTGGATGTCATTCCCCACATGGGCTATTTGCATAGATGTTTTGAAAAGCATGCTGAGTCATTGATGTATAATCAGATTATTCCATATGTTGACCGAATGGACTATTTGGCGGCTATGAATTCTGAGCATGTGTATTGCATGGGCGTTGAGAAAATGCTTGGAATTACTGACAAGATTCCCAAGCGAGTGGAATACATAAGAGTGCTTGTCTCGGAGCTTAATCGTCTAGCTTCGCATTTTTTGGCGATTGGAACATTTGGTTTGGATATCGGAGCTACAACGCCATTTTTATGGCTGATGAGAGACCGAGAACACATCTTGAGGTTATTGGAATGGGCTAGCGGAGCGAGAATGCTTTACAATTATATCTGGATAGGGGGCTTGTATTACGACTTGCCTGTTGGCTTTGAGGAAAGGTGCTTGGAGTTTATCAATTACTTGAAGCCAAAGCTTCGTGAATATGAAGGCTTACTTTTGGAAAATAAGATTTTTGTCGAGCGAACTGCCAAAGTTGGCGTCTTGCCTTTGGATCTTGCTGTTAATTATGGAATAACGGGACCGATGTTGAGAGGTTCTGGACTTAAATACGACTTGAGAAGAGTAGATGGTTACAGTGTGTACCCTGAATTGGATTTTGATGTGCCTATCGGCAAGGGAGAGATGGGAACCACAGGTGACTGCTGGGATAGAACTTATGTGAGAGCTCGAGAATGCTGGGAATCCGTGAAGATAATGGAGCAATGCTTGGAGCGCTTAACTACTGATTTGAAAAGAGACAAGAGTTTTGACCCTCAAGCGGCGGTTCCTAAGAGAGTAAGACCTAAAAAGCAGGATATTTACTTTCGCGGCGAAACAGCTAAAGGGGAATTGGGCTTTTTTATGAGAGCAGATGGCAGAAGCGACAAGCCGCTTCGTTGCAAGGTTAGATCTTCTTGTTTTGTGAACCTTTCGGTATTAAGCGAAATTTCAAAAGGCTGCATGATAGCCGATCTTATCGCCATAGTAGGCTCTATTGACTTCGTAATGGGTGAAGTGGATAGGTAG
- the hemH gene encoding ferrochelatase, translated as MKKKGILIVNLGTPDSPSVPDVRKYLREFLMDGRVIDIPFLSRWMLVNLIIAPFRAPKSAKVYEELWDERGSPLLYYGEDVVKALKEELPNEYEVELAMRYQSPSIENGLQALKSKCVSEILVLPLFPQYASATTGSVVQKVNDIVNTWQVIPSIKFVNQFLEEESFMDALTIVAKKYVEEEKYDHFLFSYHGLPERQIHKASVDGYCKLNDKCCSTFHKKNQYCYRAQCFETSRLLASRLGIEEENYTVCFQSRLGKDPWIQPYADDLLKELPKQGKKRVLAFSPSFVADCLETTIEVGEEFKEEFIDAGGEKWDLVESLNNHPLWINCLKEIILKNT; from the coding sequence ATGAAAAAAAAGGGGATATTAATAGTAAACTTGGGAACGCCAGATAGTCCTAGTGTTCCTGATGTTAGAAAATACCTTAGGGAGTTTTTGATGGATGGAAGAGTGATTGACATTCCGTTTTTATCAAGATGGATGCTGGTCAATTTGATTATCGCGCCATTTAGAGCTCCAAAGTCAGCCAAAGTGTATGAAGAGCTGTGGGATGAAAGAGGCTCTCCCTTGCTTTATTACGGCGAAGACGTGGTAAAAGCTTTGAAAGAAGAATTGCCAAATGAGTATGAGGTTGAGCTTGCAATGAGATATCAATCTCCAAGCATTGAGAACGGATTGCAGGCGTTAAAATCCAAATGCGTCAGCGAGATTTTGGTATTGCCGTTGTTCCCTCAATATGCTTCGGCTACGACAGGATCTGTGGTCCAAAAAGTTAATGATATCGTCAATACTTGGCAGGTTATTCCATCGATCAAGTTTGTGAATCAGTTCTTGGAAGAAGAATCATTCATGGATGCGTTGACAATCGTGGCGAAGAAATATGTGGAAGAAGAGAAATATGACCATTTCTTGTTTAGTTATCACGGATTACCTGAAAGGCAAATTCATAAAGCTTCTGTGGATGGTTATTGCAAATTAAATGACAAATGTTGTAGTACTTTTCACAAAAAAAACCAATATTGCTACAGGGCTCAGTGTTTTGAGACTTCGAGGTTATTAGCTTCGCGTTTGGGGATTGAAGAGGAAAACTATACGGTATGCTTCCAATCCAGGCTTGGTAAAGATCCATGGATTCAACCCTATGCGGACGACTTGTTGAAAGAGCTTCCAAAACAAGGCAAAAAAAGAGTCTTGGCCTTTTCGCCTTCGTTTGTAGCCGATTGTTTGGAGACAACGATCGAGGTCGGTGAAGAATTTAAAGAGGAGTTCATTGATGCTGGCGGCGAGAAATGGGACTTAGTGGAAAGTCTTAATAATCACCCGCTTTGGATAAATTGTTTGAAAGAGATTATTCTTAAAAATACCTAA
- a CDS encoding Glu/Leu/Phe/Val dehydrogenase gives MSYIEPAPIKDKENPFESMMKRFKQASHSLGLDDEIYNVLKSPDKQVIVSLPVTMDDGSIRVFEGYRVIHSNILGPTKGGVRYDMGVNLDEVKALAAWMTWKCAVVDIPYGGAKGGIRCNPREMSAGEIERLTRSYTTAMNDIFGPDKDIPAPDMGTGQREMAWMMDEYSRNQGKTVTGVVTGKPLFLGGSLGREEATGRGVMISALAAMERMKINPYKATVAVQGFGNVGSFASLLLEERGAMIVAVSDISGAYYNKNGIDIKKAIEYRNSNGGTMEGFEGAEKIGGSDILTLDVDVLVPAAKEDVITTRNAADIKAKLIVEGANGPTSANADQIINDKGIVVVPDILANAGGVTVSYFEWVQNRLGYKWTRERVNRRSDRTIRAAFSNVWATSEEYGVSLRIAAYIVAIDKVAKAYKFRGGF, from the coding sequence ATGTCATACATTGAACCAGCACCGATAAAGGATAAGGAAAACCCTTTTGAATCAATGATGAAACGCTTCAAGCAAGCTTCGCATTCATTGGGGTTAGATGACGAAATATACAATGTATTGAAGTCTCCGGACAAGCAAGTGATTGTATCGTTGCCAGTAACCATGGATGATGGAAGTATCAGGGTATTTGAAGGGTACCGTGTGATTCATTCAAACATTTTGGGGCCTACAAAAGGTGGTGTTCGTTATGATATGGGAGTTAATCTGGATGAGGTAAAAGCCTTGGCCGCGTGGATGACTTGGAAATGTGCAGTAGTGGATATCCCATATGGTGGAGCCAAAGGTGGTATTCGTTGCAATCCAAGAGAAATGTCGGCTGGCGAGATCGAAAGATTGACTAGATCATATACGACTGCCATGAACGATATATTCGGACCAGACAAGGATATTCCCGCGCCGGACATGGGTACGGGCCAAAGGGAAATGGCTTGGATGATGGATGAATATTCAAGAAATCAAGGAAAGACTGTTACTGGAGTAGTTACTGGAAAGCCGCTATTCCTTGGAGGGTCATTGGGAAGAGAAGAAGCAACAGGTAGAGGCGTGATGATTTCTGCTCTTGCTGCGATGGAAAGAATGAAGATAAATCCTTACAAAGCTACTGTGGCTGTGCAAGGGTTTGGAAATGTAGGTTCTTTTGCTTCTTTGCTATTGGAAGAGCGTGGAGCTATGATTGTCGCTGTGAGCGATATTAGCGGAGCTTACTATAACAAAAATGGAATCGACATCAAAAAGGCCATAGAATATAGAAATTCAAACGGCGGAACGATGGAAGGCTTTGAAGGAGCTGAAAAGATTGGCGGATCAGATATATTGACTTTGGATGTGGATGTGTTAGTGCCTGCTGCGAAGGAGGATGTGATCACGACCAGAAACGCGGCGGATATCAAGGCAAAGCTTATTGTCGAAGGAGCTAACGGCCCTACTTCAGCGAATGCTGACCAAATTATCAATGACAAAGGCATCGTTGTGGTGCCGGATATTTTGGCTAATGCTGGAGGTGTGACAGTGTCTTACTTCGAGTGGGTGCAGAACAGACTTGGATACAAGTGGACTAGAGAGCGTGTGAATAGAAGGTCTGACAGAACGATTAGAGCAGCGTTCAGCAATGTTTGGGCTACTTCTGAGGAGTACGGAGTGTCTTTGAGAATCGCAGCTTACATTGTTGCTATTGACAAAGTCGCTAAAGCTTACAAGTTCAGAGGCGGTTTCTAG
- a CDS encoding S9 family peptidase, with the protein MLKDKFFAKIWSLIAVLSLLSVQSAVFGQVSEDDCRRAESFLWENIAQKKVYNLWMTSGFAKDSSGLWYLERSPKAKTFEWVDFKTGESKRLFDHDILADKLAEKTGNEVKANKLPFNKVEIISNNEFSFSVKGEKYQYNHITGELIEKSEDSEESSSEGILSPDGKWEAFSKEYNLYIRSVESEEEFQLTFDGKKGYEYATYYGWYDLMKGEGGKRSSRFYVDWSPDSKYLQADLCDMRSARKMYLLDYSQDTLYRPELYSYFRGSPGDTSMVEMTPYFFDVEKRKALPIELEKRTHINNYWIQWLEESNNALVLDRKRGFKSFSYSLIDLSSGIVKELYGEISDTNIPEGMEMIVFEDKNKFVFFSEKSGWQHLYSYDLKSGKIKALTQGDFKVHKVLKADKETGKIFMLASSPEKDANPYHRQLCHVNINGGKIKWLTDYKFNHDVKLSPDNRYFIDALSTVETPTEYVLRDTKSGKKIVDLAVTDISKLEAKGWKAPESFTAVARDGKTTIYGAVWKPSNFDPNKKYPVIDHTYSGPHTQMYPRNFQRAFWGEQALAELGFLVVKIDGMGTNDRSKAFHDVSYLNMGENLLDHKLAIEQLAEKNEWVDVDRVGVYGHSAGGYDATHAMLAYPDFFKAAVSSSADHDFRMEKAWWPEMYMGWPVEDSVYNAISNVTMAENLKGKLMLVHGGMDENVNPSATFKLAEALIRADKDFDLLIMPSQDHSYDDYHSKYFRKRLWAFFVKNLKGEKFPWNYGEKEIAQ; encoded by the coding sequence ATGTTGAAAGATAAATTTTTTGCAAAAATATGGAGCTTAATAGCTGTCTTGAGCTTATTGAGTGTTCAAAGCGCGGTGTTTGGACAAGTTTCCGAGGATGATTGTCGTCGCGCAGAGTCATTTCTGTGGGAGAATATCGCCCAAAAGAAAGTTTACAATTTATGGATGACTTCAGGCTTTGCCAAGGATAGCAGCGGTTTATGGTATTTGGAGCGATCACCAAAGGCAAAGACATTTGAATGGGTTGATTTTAAGACAGGCGAAAGCAAGCGTTTGTTTGATCATGATATCTTAGCTGATAAATTGGCTGAAAAGACTGGCAATGAGGTAAAAGCGAATAAATTGCCATTTAACAAGGTTGAGATTATTTCGAATAATGAGTTTTCTTTTTCAGTAAAAGGAGAAAAGTACCAGTATAATCATATTACTGGAGAGTTAATCGAGAAAAGTGAAGACTCGGAAGAATCCTCTAGCGAGGGAATTTTATCTCCCGATGGCAAATGGGAAGCATTTTCAAAAGAGTACAATCTTTATATCCGGTCAGTGGAATCCGAAGAGGAATTTCAGTTAACTTTTGATGGAAAGAAAGGCTATGAATATGCAACGTATTATGGTTGGTATGATTTGATGAAGGGAGAAGGAGGGAAGCGATCTTCGAGGTTTTATGTTGACTGGTCTCCTGATTCAAAGTATTTGCAAGCAGATCTTTGTGACATGAGATCCGCTCGCAAGATGTATCTGCTTGACTATAGTCAAGACACATTGTACAGGCCGGAGTTGTATTCGTATTTCAGAGGAAGCCCCGGAGACACCTCAATGGTTGAAATGACACCGTACTTTTTTGATGTAGAAAAAAGAAAAGCATTGCCGATTGAGTTGGAAAAAAGAACACACATTAATAATTATTGGATTCAATGGCTGGAAGAGTCGAATAATGCTTTAGTGCTTGATAGAAAAAGAGGCTTTAAGAGTTTCTCGTATTCTTTGATTGATTTGAGTTCTGGAATTGTCAAAGAGCTTTACGGAGAAATTTCCGATACAAATATTCCGGAAGGGATGGAAATGATTGTTTTTGAGGATAAAAACAAATTTGTGTTCTTTTCTGAAAAGTCGGGATGGCAGCACCTGTATAGTTATGACTTAAAATCAGGTAAAATAAAGGCTTTGACTCAAGGAGATTTCAAAGTTCATAAAGTTTTGAAAGCGGATAAAGAAACAGGTAAGATTTTCATGCTTGCCAGCAGCCCTGAAAAAGACGCCAATCCTTATCACAGACAATTATGTCATGTGAATATCAATGGAGGTAAAATTAAATGGTTGACAGATTATAAGTTCAATCATGATGTGAAACTTTCACCAGATAATAGATACTTTATCGACGCTTTATCAACGGTCGAGACCCCAACAGAATATGTGCTTCGCGATACTAAGTCGGGAAAGAAGATTGTTGATTTGGCGGTTACAGACATTTCAAAATTGGAAGCCAAAGGCTGGAAAGCTCCTGAATCTTTTACCGCAGTGGCAAGAGATGGGAAGACAACGATTTATGGAGCCGTTTGGAAGCCTTCGAATTTTGATCCGAACAAGAAGTACCCTGTGATTGACCATACGTATTCGGGCCCCCATACTCAAATGTACCCAAGAAATTTCCAGCGAGCGTTTTGGGGAGAGCAAGCTTTGGCTGAGTTAGGATTTTTGGTAGTGAAAATCGACGGAATGGGAACAAATGACAGGTCAAAAGCTTTTCATGATGTTTCGTATCTCAACATGGGAGAGAACCTATTGGATCATAAATTGGCTATAGAGCAATTAGCGGAGAAAAATGAATGGGTAGATGTAGACCGAGTGGGTGTTTATGGGCATTCCGCTGGAGGGTATGATGCGACGCATGCCATGTTGGCTTATCCGGATTTTTTCAAAGCGGCTGTCTCAAGTTCTGCTGATCATGATTTCAGAATGGAAAAAGCTTGGTGGCCTGAGATGTATATGGGGTGGCCGGTTGAAGATTCGGTTTATAATGCTATTTCGAATGTTACCATGGCTGAAAACCTGAAAGGAAAACTTATGCTTGTGCACGGGGGTATGGATGAGAATGTGAATCCTTCGGCTACTTTCAAACTTGCGGAAGCATTGATTAGAGCTGACAAGGATTTTGATCTTTTGATTATGCCGAGCCAAGACCATAGTTATGATGATTATCACTCCAAATATTTTAGAAAAAGGCTTTGGGCATTCTTCGTTAAAAATTTGAAAGGGGAGAAATTCCCATGGAATTACGGCGAAAAGGAAATCGCTCAATAA